ggggaacggttggacctgatgatcttaaaggtcttttccaacctggttgattctgtgaatcTAAGATCAGTAATAGCAAGATTCCACTTATGTATCCTATTATGACAATGTGCTGCTCACTCCCCAGTGTTATCACTGCCTTCTGTTTACTGGTGAATCAATCAATGATCCTGTTACATGCACTGAAGTCACAGATCATGTATGTTGTCTTCCAGAGATGCCAGAACTGAGTGTGTGACTTGCACAGATAAAGCCCAGCACCCCCCAGGTACACATACACACTTGGACACCAGTTCTCTTACCATTAAATGTAAACAGAAGTGTCTTCTTGGTTTCGGGCAGTTTTGTAAGCTGCCCCTCCctggcagaaaagaaacaagtgacAGAAATGAGTGAAGAAAAATAGGGGCATACAAAATACCTGCCACTGATAGGGAAAACCTTGTTAGGAACCAAGAGAAACTTGCAAACTacttgttggagcaagtccagaggaggccatgaggatgctcaggggctggagcagctcccgtatggagacaggctgagaacattggcgctggagaggagaagctgcgtggagacctcagagcagcctccagcgtctgaagggggctacaagggtgctggagagggaccttcatcagggactggagtgataggacaaggggtgattagttcaaactgaaacaggggaagttcaggttagagataaggaagaagttcttccctgtgagggtggtgacgtgctggcacagggtgccaaaagaaatggtaaatgctccacccctggcagtgttcaaggccaggctggacagagccttgggtggcatagtctagggtgaggtgtccctgcccattgccCTGTTATTTATATTCCTACATATCTTCTATAAATAAcagttagggaaaaaaatccacgTTTTCTAAAGAATTGAAGCCTTCACTTCCCAAAACCCCACAGGATTCTAATCTAAGAAAAGTCAGAACTACGTTTCCAGAACCTTCAAAGCCCAGAAATTTCATACAAGGTACACGTAATGCTGTCTTGGAATTACATCAAAGcatgttccttttttttggaCTACAATTTCAAGTCTTTGATATGgatcatgtatttatttatatgccTGTGAGGATAACACATCCTTACAAAAAACCTACATGGTAATTCAGGTGAGACAAATCACCCACCGCTTGGCAAtactgaagcagcagctaaatGCGCCCAGGACtaggagaaacagaagaggtAACTGCATCTGTGTATGCCTGAAGCATAGCTCAGAATCAGCCTGAAGAGTGATGGATCCAGCAGCAGAACACTTAGCCACATCAGGCAGGGAAGGACAAGCAGCCTTGacggtttgggttttttacactGCTTACACCTAACTTCTCAATGCATTCAAATAGCATCTGAGGTAATGTGTCAAGCTCTCCTCCTGCAGTGCTCTTTCTCGGCCCCTGTACTCCAACAGGCTGTGTACCTTTAGTGGGGTTACTCAGTTGTTTTCCTTGTGTACACTGGAGCTGCCAAGTGTTAGCTGGAATTTGGAGCTGCCTAAACTACAGCAGAACCAGCACACAAAAATCAATATTAAGGCAATACAGCACCTTTATCTTCTAAACTAGTGCAGCATTTGGAAGCATTGGGAGTGCTGTTTATTCACCTGTTTCACCTTTGCTCCCAATTGCTCTTTCTGTGCATTCCAGCAGGCTTCACAGTGCAAATAAGTTTGTCAGCCTCTATTTTGCTCAGTGCTACAGTAGCTACTGGGAGGAGAGATACGTACTCTTGCATAAGTTTTGGACCGGAGAACTGGTCCGAGAATTGGACGGACTCGATCTTGTCAGCATAGTGCGTGAGGAAATGTATCATCTAAAAGAGAAAGTGGGGTTAGTTCTTCCCAACAGCAATCCAtctgcagcctccctgctccAGATGGGTTTGCCAAAGTGTCTATATATCACTCAGAGAATTGCTGTGCTCAGCTTGCCACAATGACACTGAAATGTAAActgtcatttatttatttatagctttTGCTACAATGGGCCCCAATGCATGGAATTAATGTGAGCAACCTAAATATTGGATATCTAACTCCTATTTGGGATTTTCCAGTCCATTTGGTAACAGGTCAGCTCTGAGGACCTGCAGACACACCATGAACACCCTCCTTCGAACGGGCTGTTGGAGCTGATTTCCAGGCTTTGAAAGGCAGATTTAAGTCTGCAGTTCAGATTAGGCTAACAGTTGCTATGTAAAATGGATAAAGAAGTGAGAATTACATCCCTCTTCCAGCCCTCAAGCTTCCTTAGGGTCTGGATTTCTCTACATCCCACTAGGGTCATTTGGCTCTCCTGTTGTGGTCTTTACAGGagattccatgattctacaaAGATTGGAACTGTTCTGCACAGGCCATAAGTGCCAGGGCTTCCAAGGAAGGTTTGTACTAATTAAAGGGGctggaactgcatgatctttaaggtcccttccaacccaaaccattctatgactctaatTCATTCAGGCTTACCTTGGCGTCCATCATTCCCTCTGTGACCTCCCCCATCTCCGACAGGATGGCCAGTGAATCTGGAAGCCCATATTTTGCACCAGACTTGGGTTTATCACTGCAGAACTCGCTCTGTTTCAAAGAGAACAAGggggaagaaataaacacaGGCTTGTAAGTATCTTCTCAGACTGACCTGTTCCAGCACAGTGGGACAGGTCAGTGCCTAAAGAATATGCTAACTCTGTCACTCAGTCCTCCTGGGGACATTTCAAGCATGCAGCATCAATAGTCTTTAAGTTAGTATTTCTCTTCAATAGTCActactttaaggaaaaaagtaaaacgATTTAACACTCAAACATTTTACTTCTgtgacatttgcttttgtaaGACATTTTGCTTACCCTGTTCGATAACAAAACCCACTGGCATCCTACCAGCCACACTTTAGTGCTCTTACTTGAGTTATGAGGGAATAGATTAGCAAACCACTGCTTGTTATCACTGGATTCTTTGCAAGCTTCAGGGCTTGGACATATGGcaagttttaatttcagatcaCATAAAAAAGCACATGACTTGGCCCCAAACTTTCCACATCACCTATCACCAATTAAGTTTGCTTTTCAATCATTGAAAAGTCATTTGTGCAAATTAAATGAGGTGAAGTGACACTTGTGTGGATCCTGACAATATACTTCAGCCTCCTCCTAAATGAGCACCAGAAGGGACATGTAAGGTGCTTTCAATTGCctcttttcctgcagttctGACAGCAGCTGGCGAGCACAGATGTCTGATGGCATTGCTTTCACCCATTACttgaaaaaatcttttcccCATACACTAAATCCAACAGGTCAGTCACAAGTTTTCAGCTGttcccaagaaaacaaacactctACAGCTCAGAGGTTCTTATATCCTATTATTTATCGCATGCATATTCCCAACATGAACATACATACCAGGTCCTGCATTTCCTTCTGAAGTCGCACCAGCGCTTTTCTTGTCCCAACTGCAAACACGTAGGTGTCCATATCTTCATCATTCATGGTTACTTTTATTTGCTGTGGGACAGAATGTGATTATCCCTGAGCAGATTTATACCATGCACTCTGCCTTCAGACTACTGGCCAAATGGAGACCTACATCTTCTGTGACTTCAGCGTTTGACACTTTGATTCATGAGAGCAAAGACCAAGTGAGGCCATACACAGCTAAAGTTGCTGATTTAAAGCCTCTCAGTGTGTCTTACAATAAAGTAGCTTTTTAATCACACTGAGTGCTCATAGTGTTGTGTATAATGCTACAGTGTAATGACAGTGACTAGAACAGCAGAGTTTTAAGACTCATTTGCAGTGCAGATATCAACTGCTGTGAGCTACTGCCCACATCtaaattaagcatttttaatagaGCTCAGTAAAAACAATTACAGATACACAGAAAAAGTATTCACAGTGCACACAGCCACTGCTCTGCCAAGTGTAACCTCTCTTGGTATTTACACAGTTAGAGATCACCCTCATCTTCTAGAGCAAGGGGCAAGGCAAAAAGTAACATTTCAGGATATAATATCCAGTTACTGAACTGGAAGATATGAAATTACCACAGAAAGATACCCAACAGGTCACTTTTGTGTCCCAAGAACaatccaaagcagcagctcagagccaAAGAATGCAGTGTGTCACAGGTAAAGGTTTGAGCACGTACCACTTGGTCAGAAGCTGGCCTCATCATGCGTGCAAGAACGTTCAGGAGGTCTTGTCTCTTGAGAAACTGAAAGCACAAGTTACAAACACAGAAGATAGCTGAATACACCTGGAGTGCAGCACTTCATCAGCTGGGGGCTCATGGAAAAACAGGACAGTTACAAATGGATGTTTTTCAGAGAATAATTTAGCTTTGAAGGGCCCTTTGCAAGTCACCTCTCCTGCTCAAAGGCAGGCCAATTGCGATGTTAGATACATTTCTCAAGTCAGGAGCTGAACCAGCACGTGGGGCTGTTCcatcccaggtgcaggactttgtcTTTGTTGTACCTTCTCAGAATTCCTGTTGGGTCATTCCTCCAACACACTCAAGTCCCTCTAAATGGACTGGCTGGGCTCTGCAGCCTACAGTTCCCTCTGTTTATGCTATAGTTCTGGTTTCTATACTCCTGTAAGCACCCACTCTTACCTGCTTTGGTGGGCAGAATGCAGGCCTGTACGGCTCTTTAGCCTGACCAGTCTCCCCTTCACATGTGCTTATTCAGAACCCTGTATCTGAATGTGAGCCAAAGGGTAGAGCTGAGACTCCTCGTTGCTCACACTGGAATGGAAAAGCCTCTAGAGCCTAAAAACTGGTGACAGGTAAAGAGTACCACAAAGTCCCCCAGCCCTACCTTTAACTGGATGAGCATTCCTTCACAGCACACCCTTCCAGAGCACCACAAGTTATAGATGTGTTCATTTTCCTGATTTAGTTTCCCAGTGCTTGTCGCTTCTTTATTAGTGCCATCGTCCCCTGAAGAAAACAGTGTAAGAGAACTGCACTCTACAAATCGTTAAACAGCAAAGCTCCTCGGTAGGCTCAGAGCTCAGTTCTTGCTGCATTATCACCATGGTGTTCAGAATATACTACACCACCAGAACTCATTTCAGCACTGGGAGTGTGGTACATTATCTGTCTGCACACAGAGCTGTCACCAGTGCCATCATGCATCCGCACAGGAAACGATACTCTTCTCTACAGCCTACATGCCAGTCTAAACCCAGCTTTATTCAAAGAAACTAAAACCAGATCCTAGCCATTATGGAACTCACCAACAAGAGCAAAGTTACTTTCTAGCAGCTCCCTGTGAGTATTGAACCATGCATGAGCCAAACGGTTGTTTTTGTTCTTCCCAATGATGTAATTCATGATGTAAGCCAGAAGACCTGTTACCATCAGGATCTCCATATAGTAACTCTCCCAGCTGTTTTGAAGGTGAGCAGGAACCTATAGTAAGTGAATGGAGATGGCTTTTAAACACTGAATAAGCACATTCCTTATACACACTCTCTTACATGCCCATTTGTGCAGCAGTGACATTACTGGCATACTGCCTTAGCAAAATAAATGATGAAACACCAAACAGAAAGTGGATCAACATTTATACCTACGTTAACTATTGTTATTGGGTCTTTATTTTTGCTATGGGACGCATCTGGTTTTTCTTCATAGCCTTCAAACTCCTCATCATCATACGGTTCGCTCTCGGTATCACCTTCCTAAAGGACAAAATCACAACCAGCATGAAAATCCAAGGCCCAGTGACTGAAATCCAAAAAAGATAAAGTGAGAAAGAAAGGTGTAGAGATACTTTTAGGAAACAGAAGGAGGAGATGAGGCATTACCTGTGCGTCTGCATCATCAAAGTCTTCCTGATTCTCATCCTGACCTTCCAGCTCCACAGTGGCttcttcttcatcatcttctgtAGTGATGATCCTCTGAGGAGACTCTGTGACTGCATCTTCGTTAACATCTTCAAATTCAGCAAAGTCATTATCATCATATTCCATAATGTCGTCTCCATCCTCAAACTCATTGTATTTTGCCACAGAAAAACGCCATGGGATGACCAGGAGAGCGACAAAAATAtagaaattcttcattttcactgaaaaataaataaaaagaaatcaaacactGTAATAAATCCTTATTAATTCTACTACATCACACCTCCAGTAATGTCCAACTTCCCATCCATGACCATGCATCCCAGCATGACTTCTATTTAGAGACTGAGACCTTTTGTTTTAAGCTGTACcaaaaaacagcagcaggaagaggacaGATACTGCACTGGTCCCCAAAACAACAGTAGACACTGGGGCTCCCCACACCAGTGCTCTCTCACCAGATCTGCCAGAAACCTGCACAGAGTTTCTCAGCTCATCTTTTTTTGCCCTCAGCTTCCTGGTTTTTCTGCTTGATCTCAAAACAGTCCTGATCTCCTACTGTGGGTACCATCACCAAGGTCCAAACCAGAGCCTGAAAATcaaagaatcatggaatggtttgtgctggaaggggccttaaagctcatccagttccaacaccttccactagagcaggttgctccaagcccctgtgtccaacctggccttgaacactgccagggatggggcagccacagcttctctgggcaccctgtgccagcgcctcagcaccctcacagagaagagcttctgcctcagagctcatctcaatctcccctcgggcaggttaaagccattctccttgtcccgtccctacaggcccttgtccaaagtccatcttcaggtttcctgtagtccctttaggcactggagctgctctaaggtctccccttcaggagccttctcttctccaggctgccccagcccagctctctcagcctggctccagagcagaggggctgcagtTCACAAAGAGCTGCGGAGGATCGGCTGTGTCAGACCTGCAGCAAGGCTCATTTCACTCCCTCCCGCAACCAGATCCGAGTGGGAACTTGAATGTTAATGAGATCGTTCTCTTCAAAAACCCCTTGAAATAGAAACGATTTGTTTCTAAGTCGGAGCAGCAGGGAACCCCCGCTCTGCATGACAAGGACACTTAAAATAAACGCCTTTGCCAAAGACTTCTAGCAAAAACCGGAGCAGAACACGTCCACACATTAACCAAGCTGGAAACCACCACGAGGCAGAGCCCAGGCGTTAGCACATTGGTTGGGTATGTCCCAATTTTACATGAATTTGAGCAGGAAAAACACTATTTCCGTACTCCAGAAGTTGCATTTGGAGGTTAAAGCCACCAGGACAACGGAGCCACCAGCCCAGGTGCTCCACATGAAGGATTTTGAGCCCATCTGCACGCACCCACCTCGGGAAGACCCTGCAGCTCCATAAAGCCTTGTGGAAAACAAACTTCCCCGGGAGTCAGCACCGTGACACCCCGAACCCGCCCCATGTCCCGGGCCCCAAGCACCACACGACAGCCCCTGACCACCCACCGACCCGAAGCGGGACCCCCATCGCCGGTCCCCTCCAGGGACACAAGCCAAGGTAAGCGAGGCCGGAGCCAGCACCCCGCCGCCCCCGGGCCCCAcagccccgctccgccgcctcccgccgcggcGGGGCACCGCACAGGCGCCGCACGACCGGTGCCCTCACGGCCGGTAGCGAGGAGCGGAGGCTGCCGCGACCGGCCCGTCCCCGGCGGGACCCGCGGCCGCGTTACCTGAGTCacgcggcgccgccgccgctcgggCCCGTCCCTCGCCCTGCGCTCAGCGCCCGCAAGCGGCGCAGCCTGCGCGCTTTGCTCCCTGCGCGCACGGCGGGGTGCGGGCGCACACGCGCGGACGCGGCCGGGGACACCCTCAGCCCCGCGGCGGAGACGCGGACCGGTCCCGCAGCACCCCTTGCGCGGCCCCGGGGCTAGCTCCGCGCCGCGGCTCGGGGCGCGCCCGTCCTCGCCCGATTCCACCGCCCGCCTCCCGCGGCTTCCCCCGCTGCCACCGCGCATGTTCCGCCGGCGTGCGCGCTGAGCTCAGCGCGCCACGCACGTACGTACGTTGATACGTCGCgtctcccccccctcccctcttccccccgccccggtaACCGGGGAAGCGGCGGCTGCGGTGCCCGAAGGGTGAGTgggggccgcggggccgggccgggcggggcggccGCTCCTTCCCCGCCggaccccccccccgcggccggGAGCGGGCGGGACCGCGGCCTAGTCCGGGCTCGGGCGGGCTCGGCCTGGCCCGCACAAAGGGCCCGCCCCCGTGCCGGGGCCCCGCGGGCGGGAAGGGCCGTGAGGGGCCGCGGCCAGGCCCGCGGTGTGAGGAGAGAGCCCCGCGGGGAGGGCGAGCGGCGGCCCCTGGGGCGCCGGGCCCCCGgccccttccctgctgtgcttggggacGGGCGGTGTCGGTGCGGGGGGTCCCGTCTCCTCGGAGCAGCCGGGACGCGCTGCTGCGTGCCCGCAGAGCCGCGGGGTCTGCAGGAAGGGTCTGTACCTCGGAGCCGCGCTCGGCAGAGCCTGCGGTTCCTCCTTGTCCCGTAGGAGCCCGCTCCGGGGGCAAACAGAGCAAACTTTGTCCTTTGGCAGCTGTGTGACAGCGTGAAAGAGTcgttctttctgttttctggggtggtgggaggggAAAACTCGATAACTACAGTGAGGAAGGGTGCTTAAAATCAGGTATTGGATCTAAAAAGCTTGCCTGACGTGCTGCCAGCACCTCTCATGCGGTTGTTGTACGTTTTGCTCTCTTACCTGCCACATCTGCAGGTGGGGAAGCCGTAAGTGTGTCAGTGCAAGTGGGAGAGCAGGACACCAGTGCAAGCTGCTGCCATGGAGAactgagcagcagcttcccccGAGTCTTCTagtgagctctgctctggactTGGAGGTTTACTGGGCAAGTCATAAGCTGGTAAATGTTCTGCGCACGGAGGAGCAGCAGTGTTTCTTCTCGGGTTATTTGTTTCTCTTGCTGGTGGATTTTGATCTCATTGGAGGATTCTGGCTGAATGTGAGAATTTGTTTAATAAGACTCATAGCCTTTGGGCAATCTAATTATAATGCACTTGAAAGCTTTGCGTGTCGTACTCTCTGTGGCTGCCTTGAAGCGAGGGATGACTTGACCATGCAGGTGTGATGATTAAATTGCTTGGAATGGGAAGGGTACATCTTAGTCTATCAGTTCAGCCTTCTCTTCATCCAACGTAGAAAACTAAGTGCTGGGCAGGCAGGTAATGTGGAGTATTGAAAGTGTGGTTTCAAAAATGTAGGTTGGAGAACATATTTGTGGCTAAAGATGCTTtcctggggaggggaaggtgaCTTTGGCAGGAACATGCCCTGCCTCAGAGCACTGGGCTGCTTTGGGCTCATTTTCTAGAGCTGTTGGGTTGCAGTAGTGTGGTGTTTAGGAAGCCATGAAACACTTGAGGACAGGACTGTATGGACATGCAAAATATGtcctgagctgctttttcatgtCTTGTCTCTCCTGATGTTCAAAGTCCTGGCCTTGGGTTTGTTTGTCTTAGGTTGCAAAACAGGGAAGACAGGCAACATCTTAAATATGCTGAAGTAATCACTGAGGGACACGATCTGTTTTGGAAGACGATTGTGGATACATTTATacctacaagaaaaaaacaaagcctaaTGCTTTTTGGGAAATAGATCAAACTCATCAGTCACATTTCCACAAGTGGCTGTCATGCCTGAAGTAATCCAAGAAAAATGGTGACAATTAGATATAGAACTGCCTAAAGCAGAAGGAGAATTAAGTtgtcttttctggttttaacagATACACTGGGGACATCATGAATTGGAATAAAGGTGGACCTGGTACTAAGAGAGGCTTTGGATTTGGTGGCTTTGCCATAACacctgggaagaaggaggagcCGAAGCTCTCTCAGCAGTCTCACAGTGCTTTTGGAACAGCCGGttcttctgctgcatttgcaAAATCAGGACCTCCTCAGCTGCCTTCTTTCTACAAAATTGGGTCAAAGCGAGCAAATTTTGATGAGGAGAATGCGTAAGTGCCATCATTGCTGTGTTTATCCAGCTCTAGATTGTAGTGTTTGAAAGTTTCCAGAGTCAGGGAATGTCGCTGGGACATTTATGAGGTTTATGGTGTAACAGCACCCTGGTAGCTTTACAACAGCAATATCAAGAAAAGTTGAGCTGGTCACAGGCACAAactcccatccctgctctgcagcagactTTTGGCATCACCTTGAGCCAATGACTTACCCTTTACatcatctgtaaaatgagaataatAGCACATCCTTGCCTCTAAATAGATTTAGAAGACTCCATGATACTGCAGCAGCCCACAGAGAGCTCCTCTCTCTAAGAACATACCTCAGCTCAATCTTATTCACACTCTGGTATGTTCAGAATTGGGGCCAAGAGGGATAAATTTGGGTGTCTTTTGCACAGAGAAACATTCAACTCCACAACTCTTTACTGACCCTTCTGTTAACTGCATAAATGTGTTGAATAGGAGGGAGATCAGAAGAACCCGTATTCACCAGCCTGGGAGAGCCACTCAAGGAGATCAGTTTCATAATCTCTCATTGCCCTGCCACCACTTTTAGCCTCTAACATGAATAACTGTAAATAAAGCAAGCTCAACGCCTTTTGCTGTGTACATACTGACTGGTGTTATCCACCTCTGTGTAGGAAACTTGACTTGGAAACCATGAGAGGCAGGACAgtgccatagaatcatagactagtttgGGCTCAGACCTTCAAAGGCCACCTACTCTAACCCACCATGTGCTGACTGGGCCgttgttcatttcttttcaggtactttgaggatgaagaggaagattCCAGCAATGTGGAATTGCCGTACATTCCCGCAGAGAATTCCCCCACTCGCCAGCAGTTTCATTCCAAATCAGCAGACTCTGACAGCGATGATGATCCTCTGGAGGCATTCATGGCTGAAGTGGAGGCAAGACCTGGCTCCTgaaatgtttattcatttatgTGGCTGTACTTCTCCCCAGTCAGGAGCAGCAAATGTCACTCCTGCTTTTGGCAGCTGTGTTCAGGATGTCACTTACCTTTTGGTGCCATGTCAATTAGAGCACATCCAAACAATACAATGAAGAGCTTCATGTGTCTCTGACTAGGAAATGAAggttttgtgcatttttcaCTACCTGAATTGAAGGGGTTTGTATTTCTCATGAGCTGTTTCTAAGCTACAGTTCTGTTATTAGCTGGATTCTAGCACAGTGTTTTCAGGAGGAATgcagagaatgtattttttccacaaCATTACCATGAAGTTACAAGTATAGAGATTTCAAAGGTATTAGTAGGCGGATTTATTCAGCATAATAGGATATGAAACAAGAGAAAGTTGAGTCCAATAAGCGTTGACTCTGTGGTATGATGGTCTGGTTATATAGGaacatttttcccttccaaGTTTCATCATCTTGTCTTTTTAACATGTTGTCATTTTATGACCCGTTAGGATCAAGCTGCTCGAGACATGAAGAGACTCGAAgataaagacaaagaaaaaaagaatgctaaGTAAGTTCTCTTTTATAATTGCCATGCCTGCCTGTGTCTTGTGTGGTGCTAAGAGAATTCCAATGCATTTTGTTGATGATGATTGTTCTGTAGCCAATACAACGTACTCCAAGTAACCAGCATTAACCAGCGCGTGATATCCCCCATGGGTAAAGTTCTGAGCAATAAAAATTGAATACCAGCAGGGAAGAATCCATAGTGGCATCCTACAGTAAAATATAACAACACTGAGAGTTCCCTCATGTGAGAAGCTTTTCTAGGCCACCCAAACTGGGGCAGCACATTGTACTGCTTCCAAAGCAGCCTGAAATAGTTTGTCTTCTTTCCACATCCTTGCAGTGATGAGGGTGGTTTGGTTTAAATTTGCATGTATGTGAACAAAGTAACTCCATGCTGCTGTACCTGTAGTACTGGAGATTCTTGCAAACTAGGCTTTAACACATTCCCTGTAAAGCTGAGGTACTAGGTAGCATGTGACAATTGGGATACTGAATTTGGACTTTAAAAACAGTTACATTTTGGAAGCTTATCTGTTTTGACCAAGGAAAGTAATGATGCTGTTGATTCTTGCTAGAAATGTCAGATACATTGGTAGAATTTGCATTGCATGGGGTTGATCAGATTATACATGGTCCTGAAACAGAACACCGGATCCAAATGACCACCTGGGGAAGTTCTGAACTGGATTTGCACTTCCTGGCTGATATTCCTCTT
The Strigops habroptila isolate Jane chromosome 19, bStrHab1.2.pri, whole genome shotgun sequence DNA segment above includes these coding regions:
- the CCDC47 gene encoding coiled-coil domain-containing protein 47 isoform X2 — protein: MKNFYIFVALLVIPWRFSVAKYNEFEDGDDIMEYDDNDFAEFEDVNEDAVTESPQRIITTEDDEEEATVELEGQDENQEDFDDADAQVPAHLQNSWESYYMEILMVTGLLAYIMNYIIGKNKNNRLAHAWFNTHRELLESNFALVGDDGTNKEATSTGKLNQENEHIYNLWCSGRVCCEGMLIQLKFLKRQDLLNVLARMMRPASDQVQIKVTMNDEDMDTYVFAVGTRKALVRLQKEMQDLSEFCSDKPKSGAKYGLPDSLAILSEMGEVTEGMMDAKMIHFLTHYADKIESVQFSDQFSGPKLMQEEGQLTKLPETKKTLLFTFNVPGSGNTSPKDMESLLPLMSMVIYSIDKAKKFRLNREGKQKADKNRARVEENFLKLTHVQRQEAAQSRREEKKRAEKERIMNEEDPEKQRRLEEAALRREQKKLEKKQMKMKQIKVKAM
- the CCDC47 gene encoding coiled-coil domain-containing protein 47 isoform X1; this translates as MKNFYIFVALLVIPWRFSVAKYNEFEDGDDIMEYDDNDFAEFEDVNEDAVTESPQRIITTEDDEEEATVELEGQDENQEDFDDADAQEGDTESEPYDDEEFEGYEEKPDASHSKNKDPITIVNVPAHLQNSWESYYMEILMVTGLLAYIMNYIIGKNKNNRLAHAWFNTHRELLESNFALVGDDGTNKEATSTGKLNQENEHIYNLWCSGRVCCEGMLIQLKFLKRQDLLNVLARMMRPASDQVQIKVTMNDEDMDTYVFAVGTRKALVRLQKEMQDLSEFCSDKPKSGAKYGLPDSLAILSEMGEVTEGMMDAKMIHFLTHYADKIESVQFSDQFSGPKLMQEEGQLTKLPETKKTLLFTFNVPGSGNTSPKDMESLLPLMSMVIYSIDKAKKFRLNREGKQKADKNRARVEENFLKLTHVQRQEAAQSRREEKKRAEKERIMNEEDPEKQRRLEEAALRREQKKLEKKQMKMKQIKVKAM